The following is a genomic window from Adhaeribacter radiodurans.
GGGGATAAGTCGGAAGACACTGATGTTTATTACAGCGATTTCTGGATTGTAAAACTACGGGCCGATGGCACCAAACAATGGGATAAAACTTTTGGCACGCCAGAAGATGATTATTTTGCCACTATCCAGCAAACCAATGACGGGAACTACATTTTAGGCGGTTCTAATTACGCCGACATTAGCGAAGATAAAACCGAGCCTAGTAGAGGGGGTTTTGATTACTGGGTAATAAAATTAGAGGATAAAGTATACAATGCCACTGCCTGGAACCAGCGCTACGGCGGCACCGATTTTGATAATTTCACGACCGCTATCCAAACAACAGATGGGGGTTATCTGGCCGGTGGCTATTCGGCTTCGAACAGTGGCTTTTCTAAAAGCCAAAACAGCCAGGGTAAAAACGATTTCTGGCTCGTAAAAACAGACCAATACGGCGAGAAAATCTGGGACAAAACCTATGGCGGCTCCGAAGACGATTTCCTGAATCGGGTTATTCAAACGCAAGATGGAGGGTATTTATTAACGGGCTCTTCTTTTTCCGGAAAAAGCGGCTACAAAACCCAACCCAGCCGCGGCAACCGGGATTTTTGGATTGTTAAAATTAGTGCGCAAGGCACGAAGCAATGGGATAAACGCTACGGCGGCTCCGGCTCCGATGAACTCTTAAAAGTTATTCAACTCGCTACGGGCGAATACATTTTAGCCGGAAACAGTAACTCCTCGGCAGGTGGCGATAAGTCCCAGAACAGCCAGGGTGGTTCAGATTACTGGCTCGTAAAAATTAGCAGCAAGGGAGAGAAACTCTGGGATAAACGTTACGGTGGCAGCTTAGGCGAAGACCTGGCTAGTATTATCATTACCCGCGACAAAGGGTTTTTATTAGTAGGTAGTTCTTTATCGGGTTTTAACGGCGACAAAGGAGAAATTAGTCGGGGAAATAAAGATTACTGGATTGTTAAAACTGACGAAAAAGGCATTGTACAATGGAATAAAACTTTTGGCGGCAGCGCCAACGACCAAGCGGCTACCGTGGGGCGTTTTCAGGGAGATATTTACTTTATTGCCGGCACCAGTGCTTCGGGTAAGAGCGGTGATAAATCGCAAGCTAACCAGGGCGGCACCGATTATTGGGTAATTAAATTTGATCTTTTAGGTAATAAAATCTGGGATAAAACTTTTGGGGGGCAGCAAAACGACGAGCTCCGGGCCGGTACCTTTACCAAAGAAGGTAATTACGTTCTGGCGGGCAGTTCGTTCTCCGGCGCTAGTGGGGATAAAACCCAAAGCAATCAAGGAGGCAGCGATTACTGGCTGCTCACCTTAGACCAGGACGGGAATAAAATCTGGGACAAACGATTTGGCGGTAGCCGCACCGATGAACTCCGCAGTGTTATTCAAACCATAGATGGCGGCTTTTTACTAGGCGGCCGCTCCGATTCGGGCGAAACCGGCGACAAGAGCCAACCCGCCATTGGCTTTAGCGGTCCAGATTTCTGGCTCGTAAAAATACCGCCCGTTACTTCTACTTCCTCTCCTACTTTGGTGAGCCGCTCTGCTACTGCTTTACCATCCGTACAAACCAATGTAAATTACTTAACAGCTTATCCCAATCCTTTTACAGATAAAGTAACCATCAACTTTACCTTACCCGAAACCCAAGCAGTAACAGTAAAAATCTACAATAGCCAAGGGCAGGAAGTAAAAACTTTGTTCCAGGGAAAGGCAAAAGCTAGGCAGACTTACCAACTAGAATGGCAAGCCGGTAATAAACCAGCGGGTTTGTATTTTATGGGATTGCAAACCCCAACTACCCGTCAGGATTTGAAGCTGCTATTAGCAAATTAAGATTATAGCACTCCTAGTCAAACAATAAGATAAACAGGCAAATACCCTTAAGTGATTTAATACTTTTTGCATTTGATATTAAAACGGATAATATGACATTTAACCTGAACTCCCCTCCTACTTTTAATTTCTTTTATCACCAATTAGTAGCAATTAAATCCGGAAAATATAAGATTGGGTTATTGCTATTTTTTTGTTTGGCTTTGCCCTATTTAAGCTTTTCTCAAAAAGTTCTCTGGGATAAAACGCTGGGGGGCGATAAAGACGATTTGTTAACCGCCACGCAAATAACGTCTGACGGAGGCTATATTCTCGGTGGTACCTCCAACTCTGGTAAAACCAGCGACAAAACGGAGGAAAGTAAAGGCAGCACCGACTACTGGGTAATAAAAGTAAATTCTAATGGTAGCATAGCTTGGGATAAAACTTTTGGCGGAACCGGCGAAGAAGTTTTAACCGCCTTGCAGCAAACCAAAGATGGCGGGTATATTTTAGCTGGTTACTCTAATTCAACCGCCGGTAAAGATAAAACCGAAAATAGTAGAGGGGCCCAGGATTTCTGGATCCTAAAACTAAACAAAAACGGAAGCAAGGCCTGGGATAAAACTTACGGTGGTAACCGAAACGATCAACTAAGCTCTCTGCAGCAAACCAACGATGGTGGTTATATTTTGGGAGGATATTCTAAATCCGATAAAAGCGGGGAAAAAAGCGAATCTAGTAAAAGTACCTATCCACTTACGCTAAACGACTTTTGGATAATTAAAATTAATGCGAAGGGTACTATCTTATGGGAGAAAACCCTGGGTGGCAATGGAGAAGACAAACTGGCTACTGTTCAGCAGACAACTGATGGAGGCTATGTTTTAGGAGGATTCTCTAGTTCCCATAAATCAGGCGACAAATCTGGAGGAAATAAAGGGGGCAGAGATTACTGGATCGTAAAATTAAATGCCAATGGTAAGAAAGTTTGGGACAAAACCATTGGCGGGAATGATTTTGATAATTTAAGTTCATTGCAACAAACAACCGACCAGGGTTATATTCTGGCCGGCACTTCCAGTTCCGACAAAGGTGGCGATAAATCAGAGCCTGGGAGAGATAGTATTTTAAACGATTACTGGGTAGTAAAACTAGATGCAGATGGTAGTAAAGTTTGGGATAAAACGATTGGGGGTAATTTACAGGACTTTTTAAATTCTGTTCAGCAAACCCCCGATGGTGGTTATTTGCTTGGCGGTTCCTCTGCTTCCAGGATAAGCGGCGAAAAATCCGAAGACCGGAGAGGGGAAATGAGTGGCACCTATGATTATTGGCTCGTAAAATTAAACTTAAATGGCGCCTTATTGTACGAAAAAACGATTGGCAGCACCCAACTAGATGAATTAACTGATGTGCTACAAACCAGCGATGGCAACTATTTCTTAAGTGGCACTTCCAACTCCCGAAAAGGCGGTGAGAAATCTGAAAAAAGTAAAGGCGGTAAAGATTTTTGGTTGGTAAAACTGGAAAATAACTTCCGCCGCATTCAAACCATTGATTTTGAACCTATTCTTTTAACCAAAGAAGTGGGCGATCAGGCATTTACGCTTCTGGCAAAAGCCAGTTCCGGGTTGCCAATTACTTTTGAAGTTTTATCTGGTTCGGCCACACTTAAAGATAATTTAATTAAAGTAACCGCACCGGGCATTGTTCGCGTGCAGGCAACGCTGAATACGCGCCTGCCGACACCACTCAAAGCATTGTGGTTACCCTTACAGGTAAGCAATGGCAAATAACTTACGGTGGCAGCAAAGGCGATACGCTGCAATCTATGGTAAATACGCCCGATGGTGGTTATTTACTGGCTGGAACCTCTGCTTCGCCGGTTAGTGGCGATAAAAGTGATACTGGCAAAGGCAATACCGACTTCTGGGTAGTAAAAATGAATGCTACCGGTCAGAAAGTTTGGGATAAGACCTACGGGGGCTCCAACCCAGACCGACTTTCAAGCCTTATTGCTGTTCCAGGAGAGGGGTATATATTAGGTGGTTCTTCCAGCTCGAATAAATCAGGCGATAAGTCCCAAAATAGTAAAGGAGGCGCTGATTATTGGTTAGTTAAAATAGATGAGAACGGCAACAAAGTTTGGGATAAAAGTTTCGGAGGCAATGCGAATGATCGGTTAGCGGTATTATTGGCTAGCCCAGAAGGTGGCTTTCTGGTAGGCGGAACTTCGGCTTCCGATAAAAGCGGGGATAAAAGTCAGGCTTCCCGGGATAATTACACAGAAGCTTACTTTCGGGGCGATTATTGGGTTATAAAGTTAGATGCTAACGGAAATAAGGAATGGGATAAAACCTATGGGGGACAGGTCCGGGATAATCTGACTGCTATGATCCTTAAGCCTGGAGGAGGCTACGTGCTGGGTGGTAGTTCTAGCTCAGGTATTTCCGGCGATAAAACGCAATCCATTCGTGGATTAAGAGATTACTGGATTATTCAAATAACGGAGCAAGGTAATAAAGTCTGGGATAAAACGTACGGGGGTATTTCCGGATATGGTACCGGCGATAGTTTTTTTGAAGCAGGCTCTTCTCACTTAAGATCTATACTAGCTACACCCGATGGCGGCTACTTGCTGGCGGGCTCTTCCAGTGCCTTTAAAGGAGAAGAAAAAAGCTCAGATAGCCCAGTTTTTTACGCGGACATAGCAGATTATTGGTTAGTAAAGATCGACCAAAATGGTAAAAAGCTTTGGGATAAAACCTACGGAGGCGCTAGTAACTCAAACGTGGGCGAAACAAAACATGACTTATCTTCTCAAACCGGAGATTCTCAGCTAAAAACAATAATTCAATTACAGGGGGGTGGATATTTATTGGCCGGAACATCAAATGCTGATAACGGCCGGGATAAAACAGAGAATAACCGCAGCGATATTCCAGTAGACCAGGGAAAAAGAGATTATGACCCCAACTTAGAAATTACAGTATGGAACGATTACTGGCTGGTTAAAATAGATGAAAAAGGCCAGGTAGTAGAAGATCGTACTATTGGCGGTACCCGGAATGATCTACTGGCTGCGGTCCTGCCAACAAAAGAGGGCAACTTATTAGTGG
Proteins encoded in this region:
- a CDS encoding T9SS type A sorting domain-containing protein; translated protein: MKKAYSYLFPYSHAGLFTSNYLSKILVILGMGLSFTSSAQKIKWDKTIGGESSDFLTSIQNTPDSGFVLGGTSSSGKSGEKTQDNNKDQYGLNTNDYWIVKLNTNGTKQWDKTFGGNVDDNLSIVMPTKDGGYILGGSSSSGKSGDKTEANKGETDFWVIKVNADGTKVWDKTIGGNKSDNLTTIVQSTDGGYLLGGTSKSGKIGNKTEINKGSTDYWVVKLQPDGTKEWDRTIGGKGEDGLASLQLTSDGGYILGGSSFSPISFDKTEASQGVIDFWIVKLRSDGSKEWDKTIGGNNIDYLETLRQTNDGGYILGGFSESDITGSKTEASKGSTDYWVVKLRSDGSKEWDKTIGGDWLDYLYSIELTPDGGYILGGNSSSNMSGDKSEDTDVYYSDFWIVKLRADGTKQWDKTFGTPEDDYFATIQQTNDGNYILGGSNYADISEDKTEPSRGGFDYWVIKLEDKVYNATAWNQRYGGTDFDNFTTAIQTTDGGYLAGGYSASNSGFSKSQNSQGKNDFWLVKTDQYGEKIWDKTYGGSEDDFLNRVIQTQDGGYLLTGSSFSGKSGYKTQPSRGNRDFWIVKISAQGTKQWDKRYGGSGSDELLKVIQLATGEYILAGNSNSSAGGDKSQNSQGGSDYWLVKISSKGEKLWDKRYGGSLGEDLASIIITRDKGFLLVGSSLSGFNGDKGEISRGNKDYWIVKTDEKGIVQWNKTFGGSANDQAATVGRFQGDIYFIAGTSASGKSGDKSQANQGGTDYWVIKFDLLGNKIWDKTFGGQQNDELRAGTFTKEGNYVLAGSSFSGASGDKTQSNQGGSDYWLLTLDQDGNKIWDKRFGGSRTDELRSVIQTIDGGFLLGGRSDSGETGDKSQPAIGFSGPDFWLVKIPPVTSTSSPTLVSRSATALPSVQTNVNYLTAYPNPFTDKVTINFTLPETQAVTVKIYNSQGQEVKTLFQGKAKARQTYQLEWQAGNKPAGLYFMGLQTPTTRQDLKLLLAN
- a CDS encoding T9SS C-terminal target domain-containing protein, which encodes MTFNLNSPPTFNFFYHQLVAIKSGKYKIGLLLFFCLALPYLSFSQKVLWDKTLGGDKDDLLTATQITSDGGYILGGTSNSGKTSDKTEESKGSTDYWVIKVNSNGSIAWDKTFGGTGEEVLTALQQTKDGGYILAGYSNSTAGKDKTENSRGAQDFWILKLNKNGSKAWDKTYGGNRNDQLSSLQQTNDGGYILGGYSKSDKSGEKSESSKSTYPLTLNDFWIIKINAKGTILWEKTLGGNGEDKLATVQQTTDGGYVLGGFSSSHKSGDKSGGNKGGRDYWIVKLNANGKKVWDKTIGGNDFDNLSSLQQTTDQGYILAGTSSSDKGGDKSEPGRDSILNDYWVVKLDADGSKVWDKTIGGNLQDFLNSVQQTPDGGYLLGGSSASRISGEKSEDRRGEMSGTYDYWLVKLNLNGALLYEKTIGSTQLDELTDVLQTSDGNYFLSGTSNSRKGGEKSEKSKGGKDFWLVKLENNFRRIQTIDFEPILLTKEVGDQAFTLLAKASSGLPITFEVLSGSATLKDNLIKVTAPGIVRVQATLNTRLPTPLKALWLPLQVSNGK